In the Hyalangium gracile genome, one interval contains:
- a CDS encoding serpin family protein, protein MTRIRSLSHVLLAVLVASCAHSGGRPSPSKLLEASTRPQQAQLVRAMNRFALELYPSARGREPNAVFSPASIYWALLLLEPGTRGSSASQLQQGMHLPFTGEALHAEAGEMMQALRTPASHSESTLRVANGLFGREGFSFRKEFLSLLRDRYAAEFTSLDFEEDSAGAREHINRWVAEQTQGRIPEILGEGSPSADAAMLLVNAVYFFAGWSDEFSVGATRPEEFSLLEGGKTTVQMMRSTTWQSYGSSGPVRVLEMGYTGSPVVFDILLPKDVDGLPEVEAQLTPERLDEWLGGLESTRVDLSLPRFRVTSEIASLKGSLQTLGLRDVFRPLVADLSGMGGRRGEIFVSDVVHKAFLEINEKGTEAAAVTAVQTTIVSLGPPPPEPIEFRVDRPFLFLLRDSRTQQILFMGRVTRPEAPPAPPSDY, encoded by the coding sequence ATGACACGGATTCGCTCGCTGAGCCATGTCCTGCTGGCTGTCCTGGTGGCCTCCTGTGCGCATTCCGGAGGACGACCGTCACCCTCGAAGCTGCTGGAGGCCTCCACCCGGCCCCAGCAGGCGCAGCTCGTCCGGGCGATGAACCGCTTTGCCCTCGAGCTGTATCCATCCGCCCGAGGCCGTGAGCCCAATGCGGTCTTCTCTCCGGCGAGCATCTACTGGGCGCTCCTGTTGCTGGAGCCCGGGACTCGAGGCAGCTCCGCCTCGCAGCTCCAGCAGGGGATGCACCTTCCCTTCACCGGTGAGGCGCTCCACGCCGAGGCAGGCGAGATGATGCAGGCCCTGCGCACTCCCGCCAGCCATTCCGAGAGCACGTTGCGCGTCGCCAACGGACTCTTCGGCCGGGAGGGGTTCTCCTTTCGGAAGGAGTTCCTCTCCTTGCTCCGCGACAGGTACGCGGCGGAGTTCACCTCGTTGGACTTCGAGGAGGACAGCGCGGGCGCCCGCGAGCACATCAACCGCTGGGTGGCCGAGCAGACCCAGGGAAGGATCCCGGAGATCCTCGGCGAGGGCTCGCCTTCGGCGGATGCGGCCATGCTGCTGGTGAATGCCGTCTACTTCTTCGCGGGCTGGAGTGACGAGTTCTCCGTGGGAGCGACACGTCCGGAGGAGTTCTCGCTGCTGGAGGGCGGCAAGACCACCGTCCAGATGATGCGGAGTACCACCTGGCAGAGCTATGGCTCCTCGGGCCCGGTCAGGGTGCTGGAGATGGGCTACACCGGTTCTCCGGTCGTCTTCGACATCCTGCTGCCCAAGGATGTCGACGGACTGCCAGAGGTGGAGGCTCAGCTGACGCCGGAGCGGCTCGACGAATGGCTGGGTGGGCTCGAGTCGACGCGGGTGGACCTCTCGCTGCCGAGGTTCCGGGTGACCTCCGAGATTGCGTCCCTGAAAGGGTCCTTGCAGACACTGGGCCTGCGTGACGTGTTCCGTCCCCTGGTGGCGGATCTCTCCGGGATGGGAGGACGTCGGGGAGAGATCTTCGTGAGTGATGTCGTTCACAAGGCCTTCCTGGAGATCAACGAGAAGGGGACGGAAGCCGCGGCCGTTACGGCCGTCCAGACGACAATCGTCAGCCTGGGCCCTCCGCCTCCCGAGCCCATCGAGTTCCGGGTCGACCGTCCCTTCCTCTTCCTGCTCCGCGATAGCCGGACCCAGCAGATCCTGTTCATGGGCCGCGTCACTCGTCCCGAGGCTCCGCCGGCCCCTCCGAGTGATTATTGA
- a CDS encoding DUF2383 domain-containing protein: protein MAQNDVETLNSFLRGEISAVETYRQALGSISDERLRSMLEACQKDHEQRVTSIRERIEKLGGTPAEGSGPWGVFAKLIEGGASVLGEKAAIQALEEGEDHGLADYKRDLEQVHGDARRFVRMELLPAQKRTHERLSKLKRTLH from the coding sequence ATGGCCCAGAACGACGTCGAGACGCTCAATTCGTTCCTGCGCGGAGAGATCTCCGCCGTGGAGACCTACCGTCAGGCCCTCGGCAGCATCTCGGATGAGCGGCTGCGCTCGATGCTGGAGGCCTGCCAGAAGGACCACGAGCAGCGCGTCACGTCGATCCGGGAGCGCATCGAGAAGCTCGGGGGCACGCCCGCCGAGGGCTCGGGGCCCTGGGGCGTCTTCGCGAAGCTGATCGAGGGTGGGGCCAGCGTGCTCGGTGAGAAGGCGGCCATCCAGGCGCTCGAGGAAGGCGAGGACCACGGTCTGGCGGACTACAAGCGAGACCTGGAGCAGGTGCACGGAGATGCGCGCCGCTTCGTCCGCATGGAGCTGCTGCCCGCCCAGAAGCGCACCCACGAGCGGCTGAGCAAGCTCAAGCGGACGCTGCACTGA
- a CDS encoding trifunctional serine/threonine-protein kinase/ATP-binding protein/sensor histidine kinase, protein MFDIPGFRLLSTVRETGGNILFHALREADGLSCILKTPVEVSPGAPERERYRREFGILQRLRDARRVTRAHACEQIQERPVLLLEKVEGQSLSESVGQPLPIPQFLALASALASALAEIHQRGVIHKDLKPSNIIIEPSGEPRLIDFGAATLQQIEHLEAAPANQIEGTLPYMSPEQTGRMNRVVDYRTDFYSLGVTLYELLTGMRPFRGRDALEWFHAHMTQRPKPPEQLVSGIPPAVSAIVLKLLAKVAEERYQSAEGLRADLEQCREGLLRGALEGFQPGAHDTPNRFQLPQRLYGREADITALLEGFERVVHVQKPELILISGYSGIGKSSVVQELLKPVVQRRGLFLSGKFDQFQRDVPYATLAQAIRELVRHLLASTDEELAAWRQRLLRAFEGEGRILVDLVPQLELVVGALPAGPELPPPEAQNRFNRVFRRFLSVFATAQHPLVVFLDDLQWADPASLVLVHHLLTQPEPPPVLWIGAYRDNEVSPSHALVPALEGMRKAGARLTELRLEPLSLEQVQQLVGDALPGASREVIVPLSALSHEKTGGNPFFLIQWLVTLYQEGLLARTPEAGWRWDAERVRARGYSDNVVDFLAGRLRQLPSATQRTLRLAACVGSRFPLSMVGTLSEMGGVEEVERTLEPALLEGVLMRGGPEELRFLHDRLQQAAQALGSEEESQRTHLHIGRLLLRQLSSEQAREKIFDVVSQLNAGAKLIEEPAERHQVARLNAEAGAKAMASVAYRPAISYFTAALALVPGDPWETDPELAFKVQLERGRCELMSGNAPESRRLMDELRKRARSHADLAAASFVMSEAFIAMGQAVECVTCLLECLAVLGHPMSAHPSWEEAVAAHREMKALLGTRSIASLVELPPMTDPDVKVVMGVLQAMYSAAYFTDKNLLLIVLSRLCSLSIQYGFAPPSVIGFSWMGVMSGSLFKQYREGEAWGVLARELLDRYDLAALRGRVLFSLLYIFAWTRPLPAVQEMALSALHHSLQVGDFLSAPYICSTVVSNHLLMGHNLDDLHQESMMRAELLRKAGVTDPQALFLISLRYIQQLRGRTRSFDTLDGDSFDEKAFEASLTAARMSVMLGSYWLTKLKSRFMCGAYAQAREAAQRVKELLEALTGNIQILDYHLYRALTLAACFERVPAEEQGRLLEDIQRHQQQLAEWAALCPETFRGPERLVSAELARLTGRLDEATGAYEEAYQAAREGGFTQNVGLAAELAANFWRMRNAPVIAINYAREAREAYLKWGAWGKVQHLEAQWQRMGPARSAGEASSTNTESTRIDALTVVKAQQAISGEIVLERLVTTLMQVAIENAGAQRGALLLQQAGTLSVAATSGAETGGPSGPEGEGTRGELPWTLLAYVRRTHEHVLIGDASKPHPFSADPWFQRVQARSVLCLPLLRKESFYGALFLENDLATNAFTPARLALLSQLAAQAAISIENARLYGEVQRAETALRRANDELEQRVAARTRQLEEAQARLVDTAREVGMAEVASNVLHNVGNVLTSAVINLEMMRKLVDSSRVGRLGQVTAMLREHRARLVDFLTQDPRGSHLPDYLEALSEELLREQQSLRGDLQTMSQHVEHIRSIVQVQQAYASAALLREQCDLSVLIGDALRIQEAALERHGVTITQELSKVPMVLVDRHKVLQILINLLSNAKNALGAMPEGQRNVRVRLGAEGGMARIQVVDNGTGFAPEVRPQLFRHGFTTRKDGHGFGLHASALAAQMLGGRLTLESEGPGRGATATLEIPLG, encoded by the coding sequence ATGTTCGATATTCCTGGGTTCAGGCTGCTGAGCACCGTGCGGGAGACTGGTGGAAACATCCTCTTCCACGCCCTGCGTGAGGCCGATGGCCTGAGCTGCATCCTCAAGACACCGGTGGAGGTGTCGCCCGGGGCTCCGGAGCGCGAGCGCTACCGCCGGGAGTTCGGCATCCTGCAGCGGCTGAGGGATGCGCGCCGGGTGACGCGGGCCCATGCGTGCGAGCAGATCCAGGAGCGGCCCGTGCTCCTGCTGGAGAAGGTGGAGGGGCAGTCGCTCTCGGAGTCGGTGGGTCAGCCGCTGCCCATCCCCCAGTTCCTCGCGCTGGCCAGCGCCTTGGCCTCGGCCCTGGCGGAGATCCACCAGCGCGGCGTCATCCACAAGGACCTCAAGCCCTCCAACATCATCATCGAGCCGTCGGGCGAGCCGCGCCTCATCGACTTCGGCGCCGCCACCCTCCAGCAGATCGAGCACCTGGAGGCCGCGCCCGCCAATCAGATCGAAGGGACGCTGCCGTACATGTCCCCGGAGCAGACGGGGCGGATGAACCGGGTGGTGGACTACCGGACCGATTTCTACTCGCTCGGCGTGACGCTCTATGAGCTGCTCACGGGCATGCGGCCCTTCCGTGGGCGTGACGCGCTCGAGTGGTTCCACGCCCACATGACGCAGCGCCCGAAGCCGCCGGAGCAGCTCGTCTCGGGCATTCCGCCCGCCGTGTCGGCCATCGTCCTGAAGCTGCTGGCCAAGGTGGCCGAGGAGCGCTACCAGAGCGCCGAGGGGCTACGGGCCGACCTCGAGCAGTGCCGCGAGGGATTGCTCCGAGGCGCGCTCGAAGGGTTCCAGCCCGGGGCGCATGACACGCCCAACCGCTTCCAGCTGCCCCAGCGGCTCTACGGGCGGGAGGCGGACATCACCGCGCTGCTCGAGGGCTTCGAGCGGGTGGTCCATGTCCAGAAGCCGGAGCTGATCCTGATCAGCGGCTACTCCGGCATCGGCAAGTCCTCGGTGGTGCAAGAGCTGCTCAAGCCCGTGGTGCAGCGGCGAGGGCTCTTCCTGAGCGGCAAGTTCGATCAGTTCCAGCGGGACGTTCCCTACGCCACGCTGGCCCAGGCCATCCGGGAGCTGGTGCGGCACCTGCTGGCCAGCACCGACGAGGAGCTGGCCGCCTGGCGCCAGCGCCTGCTGCGCGCCTTCGAGGGCGAGGGACGCATCCTCGTGGACCTGGTGCCCCAGCTGGAGCTCGTCGTCGGCGCGCTCCCGGCGGGTCCGGAGCTGCCGCCGCCCGAGGCGCAGAACCGCTTCAACCGCGTGTTCCGCCGGTTCCTGTCGGTCTTCGCCACGGCGCAGCATCCGCTCGTGGTGTTCCTGGATGACTTGCAGTGGGCGGATCCCGCCAGCCTGGTGCTCGTGCACCACCTGCTGACCCAGCCGGAGCCGCCGCCGGTGCTGTGGATCGGCGCCTACCGGGACAACGAGGTGAGCCCCTCCCATGCGCTGGTGCCGGCCCTGGAGGGGATGCGCAAGGCCGGCGCGCGACTGACCGAGCTCCGGCTGGAGCCGCTGAGCCTGGAGCAGGTCCAGCAGCTCGTGGGCGATGCGCTGCCGGGGGCGAGCCGGGAGGTCATCGTCCCGCTCTCGGCGCTGAGCCACGAGAAGACGGGGGGCAATCCCTTCTTCCTCATCCAGTGGCTGGTGACGCTGTACCAGGAAGGCCTGCTGGCCCGTACTCCGGAAGCAGGGTGGCGGTGGGACGCCGAGCGCGTGCGAGCCCGGGGCTACTCCGACAACGTGGTCGACTTCCTGGCGGGACGGCTGCGCCAGCTCCCCTCCGCCACGCAGCGCACGCTCCGGCTGGCCGCCTGCGTGGGCAGCCGGTTCCCGCTGTCGATGGTGGGCACCCTCTCCGAGATGGGCGGGGTGGAGGAGGTGGAGCGGACCCTGGAGCCCGCGCTCCTGGAAGGCGTGCTGATGCGCGGCGGGCCGGAGGAGCTCCGCTTCCTCCACGATCGCCTCCAGCAGGCGGCCCAGGCGCTCGGCTCCGAGGAGGAGAGTCAGCGGACCCACCTCCACATCGGCCGGCTGTTGCTGCGGCAGCTCTCCTCGGAGCAGGCCCGCGAGAAGATCTTCGACGTGGTGAGCCAGCTCAACGCCGGCGCGAAGCTGATCGAGGAGCCCGCGGAGCGTCACCAGGTCGCTCGCCTGAACGCCGAGGCCGGCGCGAAGGCCATGGCCTCCGTCGCCTACCGTCCCGCCATCTCCTACTTCACCGCGGCCCTGGCGCTGGTCCCCGGCGATCCCTGGGAGACGGACCCGGAGCTGGCCTTCAAGGTGCAGCTCGAGCGGGGACGCTGCGAGCTCATGAGCGGCAACGCTCCGGAGTCCCGCCGCCTGATGGACGAGCTGCGGAAGCGGGCCCGCTCCCACGCGGATCTCGCGGCCGCCTCCTTCGTGATGAGCGAGGCCTTCATCGCCATGGGGCAGGCGGTGGAGTGCGTCACGTGCCTGCTGGAGTGTCTGGCCGTGCTGGGCCATCCCATGTCGGCCCACCCCTCCTGGGAGGAGGCCGTGGCCGCTCACCGGGAGATGAAGGCGCTGCTGGGGACGCGCTCCATCGCGAGCCTCGTCGAGCTGCCGCCCATGACGGATCCGGACGTGAAGGTGGTGATGGGCGTCCTCCAGGCGATGTACTCGGCGGCCTACTTCACCGACAAGAACCTGCTCCTCATCGTCCTGAGCAGGCTCTGCTCCCTGTCGATCCAGTACGGCTTCGCGCCGCCTTCCGTCATCGGCTTCAGCTGGATGGGGGTGATGAGCGGCTCGCTCTTCAAGCAGTACCGGGAGGGCGAGGCCTGGGGCGTGCTCGCCCGCGAGCTCCTCGACCGGTACGACCTGGCAGCCCTGCGGGGCCGGGTGCTCTTCAGCCTCCTGTACATCTTCGCCTGGACCCGGCCGCTCCCTGCCGTGCAGGAGATGGCCCTCAGCGCTCTCCACCACTCCCTTCAGGTGGGGGACTTCCTGTCGGCCCCGTACATCTGCTCCACGGTGGTCTCGAATCACCTCCTCATGGGGCACAACCTGGATGATCTCCACCAGGAGTCGATGATGCGCGCAGAGCTGCTGCGCAAGGCCGGGGTCACGGACCCGCAGGCCTTGTTCCTCATCTCCCTGCGCTACATCCAGCAGCTGCGTGGGCGCACGCGCTCCTTCGACACGCTGGACGGGGACTCGTTCGACGAGAAGGCCTTCGAGGCCTCGCTGACGGCCGCGCGCATGAGCGTGATGCTCGGCAGCTACTGGCTCACCAAGCTCAAGTCGCGCTTCATGTGCGGCGCGTATGCGCAGGCGCGCGAGGCGGCGCAGCGGGTGAAAGAGCTGCTGGAAGCCTTGACCGGCAACATCCAGATCCTGGACTACCACCTCTACCGCGCGCTGACCCTGGCGGCGTGCTTCGAGCGCGTGCCAGCGGAGGAGCAGGGGCGGCTCCTCGAGGACATCCAACGGCACCAGCAGCAGCTGGCGGAGTGGGCCGCGCTGTGCCCCGAGACCTTCCGTGGCCCCGAGCGGCTCGTCTCCGCGGAGCTGGCGCGGCTCACGGGGCGGCTCGACGAGGCGACGGGCGCCTACGAGGAGGCCTATCAGGCCGCTCGAGAGGGAGGCTTCACCCAGAACGTGGGGCTGGCCGCCGAGCTCGCGGCGAACTTCTGGCGCATGCGGAACGCGCCGGTCATCGCCATCAACTACGCGCGCGAGGCTCGCGAGGCCTACCTGAAGTGGGGGGCGTGGGGAAAGGTCCAGCACCTGGAGGCGCAGTGGCAGCGGATGGGGCCCGCGCGATCCGCGGGCGAGGCGTCCTCCACCAACACGGAGTCCACCCGCATCGACGCGCTCACGGTGGTGAAGGCCCAGCAGGCCATCTCCGGGGAGATCGTGCTCGAGCGGCTGGTGACCACGCTGATGCAGGTGGCGATCGAGAACGCGGGGGCCCAGCGGGGGGCCCTGCTCCTGCAGCAGGCAGGGACGCTCTCGGTGGCGGCCACCTCCGGTGCGGAGACGGGAGGCCCGAGCGGGCCGGAGGGGGAGGGGACCCGCGGCGAGCTGCCGTGGACGCTCCTGGCCTACGTGCGGCGCACGCACGAGCACGTGCTGATCGGAGATGCTTCCAAGCCCCACCCGTTCTCGGCGGACCCCTGGTTCCAGCGCGTCCAGGCGCGGTCGGTGCTCTGCCTGCCGCTGCTGCGCAAGGAGTCGTTCTACGGGGCGCTGTTCCTGGAGAACGATCTGGCGACCAATGCCTTCACGCCCGCGCGCCTGGCGCTGCTCAGCCAGCTGGCCGCGCAGGCCGCCATCTCCATCGAGAACGCGCGGCTGTACGGCGAGGTGCAGCGGGCGGAGACGGCCCTGCGCCGCGCCAACGATGAGCTGGAGCAGCGGGTGGCGGCGCGCACGCGTCAGCTCGAGGAGGCGCAGGCCCGGCTGGTGGACACGGCGCGGGAGGTGGGCATGGCGGAGGTGGCCTCCAACGTGCTCCACAACGTGGGCAACGTGCTCACCAGCGCCGTCATCAACCTGGAGATGATGCGCAAGCTGGTGGACTCCTCGCGGGTGGGCCGGTTGGGGCAGGTGACCGCGATGCTCCGGGAGCACCGGGCGCGGCTGGTGGACTTCCTCACCCAGGATCCGCGCGGCAGCCACCTGCCGGACTACCTCGAGGCCCTCTCCGAGGAGCTGCTGCGCGAGCAGCAGTCCCTGCGAGGAGACCTGCAGACGATGAGCCAGCATGTCGAGCACATCCGCTCCATCGTCCAGGTGCAGCAGGCCTACGCGAGCGCGGCGCTCCTGCGGGAGCAGTGCGATCTCTCCGTGCTCATCGGGGATGCGCTGCGGATCCAGGAGGCCGCGCTCGAGCGCCACGGTGTCACCATCACCCAGGAGCTGTCGAAGGTGCCCATGGTGCTGGTGGACAGGCACAAGGTGTTGCAGATCCTCATCAACCTGCTGAGCAACGCGAAGAACGCGCTGGGGGCGATGCCGGAGGGCCAGCGGAACGTGCGCGTGCGGCTGGGGGCCGAGGGGGGGATGGCTCGCATCCAGGTGGTGGACAATGGCACCGGGTTCGCGCCGGAGGTGCGTCCCCAGCTCTTCCGGCACGGCTTCACGACCCGCAAGGACGGGCACGGCTTCGGCCTGCACGCGAGCGCGCTGGCGGCGCAGATGCTGGGAGGACGCCTGACGCTGGAGAGCGAGGGCCCCGGTCGGGGGGCCACGGCGACGCTGGAGATTCCGCTGGGCTGA
- a CDS encoding DUF2380 domain-containing protein — protein sequence MRHWWWLCLLPALCWGEPLKLAVPSLSVVDVEAQRASFLAEHLAQELSDQGAQVVSAQDLTVMLGLDRQRQLMGCTGGKCVTELTSALGVDCLVTGNVARVSGERFQLNLRMLDATTGQRVRTYTKRVAGFEALLDEMSRAARVLVTAGNKKFGRTSSPQAPAPGPRVTPPGPGPAPAPVVEAPPPEPVPEPPAPGPVLAPAPTVVSTREPRKENSIRRWAWIPVAAGGVALGTGVFFFLGSDAKYKELTDGTTRSTREAAQIRDSGKSQQTVARIGLSVGTTLLITGGAMHLFSGSDSVEPQVSVGQDHVSVGFAGELPW from the coding sequence ATGCGCCACTGGTGGTGGTTGTGCCTGCTGCCCGCCCTGTGCTGGGGGGAGCCACTGAAGCTCGCCGTCCCGAGCCTGTCCGTGGTGGACGTGGAGGCGCAGCGGGCCTCGTTCCTGGCCGAGCACCTGGCGCAGGAGCTCTCGGACCAGGGAGCCCAGGTGGTGAGCGCGCAGGATCTCACCGTGATGCTGGGCCTGGACCGACAGCGGCAGCTGATGGGCTGCACCGGCGGCAAGTGCGTCACCGAGCTGACCAGCGCGCTGGGCGTGGACTGCCTGGTGACGGGCAACGTCGCCCGCGTGTCGGGGGAGCGCTTCCAGCTCAACCTGCGCATGCTCGACGCGACCACGGGCCAGCGCGTGCGGACCTATACGAAGCGCGTGGCGGGCTTCGAGGCGCTGCTCGACGAGATGTCGAGGGCGGCCAGGGTGCTGGTGACGGCGGGCAACAAGAAGTTCGGGCGGACCTCGTCGCCCCAGGCACCGGCTCCCGGCCCGCGCGTGACGCCTCCGGGGCCCGGCCCCGCTCCCGCGCCCGTCGTCGAGGCGCCCCCTCCCGAGCCTGTCCCTGAGCCGCCGGCACCGGGGCCTGTGCTTGCTCCGGCGCCCACCGTGGTGAGCACCCGGGAGCCACGCAAGGAGAACTCGATACGGCGCTGGGCGTGGATCCCCGTGGCCGCGGGAGGGGTGGCGCTGGGGACGGGGGTCTTCTTCTTCCTGGGCTCGGACGCGAAGTACAAGGAATTGACCGACGGCACGACGCGCTCGACGCGAGAGGCCGCGCAGATCCGCGACTCCGGCAAGAGCCAGCAGACCGTGGCGCGGATCGGCCTGAGCGTGGGGACGACGCTGTTGATCACGGGGGGAGCCATGCACCTGTTCAGCGGTTCGGACTCGGTGGAGCCACAGGTATCAGTGGGCCAGGACCACGTCTCCGTCGGATTCGCGGGAGAGCTGCCATGGTGA
- a CDS encoding amidohydrolase, which yields MLRRSARSVLLLLALGGSALAADPGGPASPALQGLEPLYPELDALYRDLHQSPELSTREENTAAKMAQRLRALGFEVTEKVGGHGVVGLLRNGKGPTVMVRTEFDGLPVEEKTGLPYASKVTARDPSGQTVPVMHACGHDVHMTAWVGTATLLARSKDRWRGTLMMVGQPAEEFGSGARTMLDAGLFKRFPKPDFALAVHNLASAASGTVEHVSGFAFASVDSVDVTLYGKGGHGAYPHTTVDPVLLAARTVLSLQTIVSRERNPMEPAVVTVGSIHGGTKHNIIPDEVKLQITVRSYKPEVRKQILDAIERIAKGESIAAGSPRPPSVAVTEGTPATYNDPELLKRVLPAVARAVGAENVREGTPTMGGEDFSEYGRVGVPSVMFWIGTVEPKRLQAAQKAGETLPSLHSGLFAPDRERTIRTGVSTLVSASLELLGKP from the coding sequence GTGCTGCGACGTTCTGCCCGCTCGGTGCTCCTGCTTCTCGCGCTCGGAGGGAGCGCCCTCGCCGCGGACCCTGGCGGCCCCGCCTCGCCCGCGCTCCAGGGACTGGAGCCCCTCTATCCCGAGCTCGATGCGCTCTACCGCGATCTCCACCAGTCCCCGGAGCTCTCCACGCGCGAGGAGAACACCGCCGCGAAGATGGCCCAGCGCCTGCGAGCGCTCGGCTTCGAGGTGACGGAGAAGGTGGGTGGGCACGGCGTGGTGGGTCTGCTGCGCAACGGCAAGGGCCCCACGGTGATGGTGCGCACGGAGTTCGACGGGCTGCCGGTGGAGGAGAAGACGGGGCTGCCCTACGCCAGCAAGGTGACGGCCAGGGATCCCTCGGGGCAGACGGTGCCGGTGATGCATGCCTGCGGGCATGACGTGCACATGACGGCCTGGGTTGGCACCGCCACGCTCCTGGCCCGCTCCAAGGACCGGTGGCGGGGCACGCTGATGATGGTGGGCCAGCCGGCCGAGGAGTTCGGATCCGGTGCCCGGACCATGCTCGATGCGGGCCTGTTCAAGCGCTTCCCCAAGCCGGACTTCGCGCTGGCGGTGCACAACCTGGCCAGCGCCGCCTCCGGGACGGTGGAGCACGTGTCCGGCTTCGCCTTCGCCAGCGTGGACTCCGTGGACGTCACCCTCTACGGCAAGGGCGGGCACGGCGCCTATCCGCACACCACGGTGGATCCGGTGCTGCTCGCGGCCCGGACGGTGCTCTCGCTCCAGACGATCGTCAGCCGCGAGCGCAACCCGATGGAGCCCGCGGTGGTGACGGTGGGCTCCATCCATGGCGGCACCAAGCACAACATCATCCCCGATGAGGTGAAGCTGCAGATCACCGTGCGCAGCTACAAGCCCGAGGTCCGCAAGCAGATCCTCGACGCCATCGAGCGCATCGCGAAGGGCGAGTCCATCGCCGCGGGCTCGCCGCGTCCTCCCTCCGTGGCCGTCACCGAGGGCACCCCGGCCACCTACAACGATCCGGAGCTCCTGAAGCGGGTGCTGCCCGCGGTGGCCCGAGCGGTGGGCGCCGAGAACGTCCGCGAGGGCACGCCCACCATGGGCGGAGAGGACTTCTCCGAGTATGGCCGCGTGGGTGTGCCGTCGGTGATGTTCTGGATCGGCACGGTGGAGCCGAAGCGGCTGCAGGCGGCGCAGAAGGCGGGAGAGACGCTGCCCTCGCTCCACTCGGGCCTCTTCGCTCCGGATCGCGAGCGGACGATCCGCACCGGGGTGAGCACGCTGGTGAGCGCCTCCCTGGAGCTGCTCGGCAAGCCGTGA